Proteins from a single region of Natrinema amylolyticum:
- a CDS encoding thiolase family protein encodes MKDAVIVDAVRTPFGKRDGSFRDTHPQDLAAEPLTALRERNGFEPETIEDVIYGCVTPMDEQGLNIARLAPMVAGWGDIVPGVQLNRMCGSGQQAANFAASNVMAGQHDVLIAGGVEHMTRVPMGSDDGGLTDTYFEHFDERTHQGEGAERIAEEYGFTREELDEIAVDSQQRWKEAWDEGRYDDQITPVETELDGEEVVVEQDEHPRPGTDMDTLSDLPLSFREEGEGFHHPGNASGIVDGSAALLIASEEAAERHGWEPMARIRQTEVVGVDPITMLKGPIPATEGVLEKADMTVGDIDLFEVNEAFASVVAAWLEETGASWEDVNVNGGAIAHGHPLGATGAMLLTKLAHELERTGQDTALSAMCIGFGQGIATILERV; translated from the coding sequence ATGAAAGACGCAGTTATCGTCGACGCAGTACGGACACCGTTTGGCAAACGTGACGGATCGTTCCGCGACACGCATCCCCAGGATCTCGCTGCAGAACCCCTAACGGCACTCCGCGAGCGCAACGGGTTCGAGCCGGAAACGATCGAAGACGTCATCTACGGCTGCGTGACGCCGATGGACGAACAGGGACTCAACATCGCCCGGCTCGCGCCGATGGTCGCCGGCTGGGGCGATATCGTCCCGGGGGTTCAACTCAACCGGATGTGCGGGTCGGGCCAGCAGGCGGCTAACTTCGCCGCGTCGAACGTCATGGCCGGCCAGCACGACGTCCTCATCGCCGGCGGCGTCGAACACATGACCCGCGTCCCGATGGGCTCCGACGACGGCGGGCTAACGGACACGTATTTCGAGCACTTCGACGAGCGGACCCACCAGGGTGAGGGGGCCGAGCGCATCGCCGAGGAGTACGGCTTCACGCGCGAGGAACTCGACGAAATCGCCGTCGACTCCCAGCAGCGCTGGAAGGAAGCCTGGGACGAGGGTCGCTACGACGACCAGATCACGCCGGTCGAGACCGAACTCGACGGGGAGGAGGTCGTCGTCGAGCAGGACGAACATCCCCGTCCCGGCACCGACATGGATACGCTCTCCGATCTTCCCCTCTCCTTCCGCGAGGAGGGCGAGGGCTTCCACCATCCTGGCAACGCCTCGGGGATCGTCGACGGCTCGGCCGCGCTGTTGATCGCAAGCGAGGAAGCCGCCGAGAGACACGGTTGGGAACCGATGGCCCGCATTCGTCAGACCGAGGTCGTCGGCGTCGACCCCATCACGATGTTGAAAGGGCCGATTCCGGCCACCGAGGGGGTCCTCGAGAAGGCCGACATGACCGTCGGCGACATCGATCTCTTCGAGGTGAACGAGGCCTTCGCATCGGTCGTCGCCGCCTGGCTCGAGGAGACGGGCGCGTCCTGGGAGGACGTCAACGTCAACGGCGGTGCGATCGCCCACGGCCACCCGCTGGGCGCGACCGGGGCGATGTTGCTGACCAAGCTGGCCCACGAACTCGAGCGGACCGGTCAGGACACCGCGCTGTCGGCGATGTGTATCGGCTTCGGCCAGGGCATCGCGACGATCCTCGAGCGAGTCTAG
- a CDS encoding thiamine pyrophosphate-dependent dehydrogenase E1 component subunit alpha: MTQNVSVDDDTARDLLEEMLRIDIFEEETKERFGEGEIPGFVHLSGGHEGSHVGMGAAMRDDDWLAVGGARLIGQYIAKGVPLPEIMAELYGRVGGSNKGHGGQMHVSDVDRRLYGHAATIGSGQNPAVGLGLAEEMKGTDNVAVTTIGDGGTSRGSFHTALVFAAYWDLPVVFIIENNEWAISTPAESLSPDHLSDYGIPHNMPTESIDGSDVEEVYHTVAEAIERARNGEGPTVIESRVVRLVPHFEGDKETYRDEEAYERAKEEKDPIENYRERLLENDVITEDELEDMVANIEAEVEEAVEFARESPEPEPEAAYDHVYQLPLYGQGEEQ; this comes from the coding sequence ATGACACAGAACGTTAGCGTCGACGACGACACGGCGAGAGATCTCCTCGAGGAGATGCTCCGCATCGATATCTTCGAGGAGGAGACGAAAGAGCGGTTCGGAGAGGGGGAGATTCCGGGATTCGTTCACCTCAGCGGCGGCCACGAGGGATCGCACGTCGGCATGGGCGCCGCGATGCGGGACGACGACTGGCTGGCCGTCGGCGGTGCGCGACTGATCGGCCAGTATATCGCGAAGGGCGTACCGCTACCGGAGATCATGGCGGAGCTCTACGGACGCGTCGGGGGATCGAACAAGGGCCACGGCGGCCAGATGCACGTCTCCGACGTCGATCGGAGGCTGTACGGACACGCCGCGACGATCGGCTCCGGGCAGAATCCCGCCGTCGGACTCGGGCTGGCGGAGGAGATGAAAGGGACCGACAACGTGGCGGTGACGACCATCGGCGACGGCGGGACGAGTCGCGGCTCGTTCCACACGGCGCTCGTCTTCGCCGCCTACTGGGACCTGCCGGTCGTGTTCATCATCGAGAACAATGAGTGGGCCATCTCGACGCCCGCCGAATCGCTGTCGCCGGACCACCTCTCGGATTACGGAATTCCGCACAACATGCCGACCGAGAGCATCGACGGGAGCGACGTCGAGGAAGTGTACCACACGGTCGCCGAGGCGATCGAGCGCGCCCGCAACGGCGAGGGACCGACGGTCATCGAGAGCCGCGTCGTCCGTCTCGTTCCCCACTTCGAAGGGGACAAGGAGACCTACCGCGACGAGGAGGCCTACGAGCGGGCCAAAGAGGAGAAGGATCCGATCGAGAACTATCGGGAGCGGCTGCTCGAGAACGACGTCATCACCGAGGACGAACTCGAGGACATGGTCGCGAACATCGAAGCGGAGGTCGAGGAGGCCGTCGAGTTCGCTCGCGAGAGCCCGGAACCGGAGCCGGAAGCGGCCTACGATCACGTCTACCAGCTGCCCCTCTACGGGCAGGGTGAGGAACAATGA
- a CDS encoding long-chain fatty acid--CoA ligase, with the protein MDTELTVQQLLERAVTLFPDRDLVTSRADGSSHRYTYRDAYERICQLAHALDELGVEQGDRVATMAANHYRHFELYYGPACSGRSMHMVNHRLPEEHLEYLFTDAKDRVVFLDPDFVQIVEPLADDLDSVEQYVVLDDELPETSLDPICTYEDLLEGHPTDYDWPEIDEETECGICYTSGTTGKPKGVQYTHRAVYLHSMMCSHVDTNRVSQRDTILVAVPMFHANAWGFPYAAAFSGSKLVFPGGDLSPENVATLIESEGVTASAGVPTIWIDLAEYLDDHPEADISSIDRITVGGSAPPESLIRTYDEEYDAPLLQGYGMTETSPLQTISTLTSETAALPSEERYEYRAKAGIPVPGIEMRVRNEDGEDVARDGEAFGEVQVRGPWVADRYHDRPEANEESFTDDGWLKTGDVATWDEHGYIDIVDRTSDIIKSGGEWISSVELENELMAHDAVKEAAVVGVPHERWQERPLSYVVLHDDADVSSEALRDHLDDRFPSWWLPDEVEIVSEIPRTSTGKFDKKTLRERFTEMRGALSGD; encoded by the coding sequence ATGGACACTGAACTGACGGTGCAACAGTTGCTCGAGCGCGCTGTCACGCTCTTTCCGGACAGAGATCTCGTGACGAGCAGAGCAGACGGATCCTCTCATCGCTACACGTATCGGGATGCGTACGAGCGGATCTGTCAGCTCGCACACGCCCTCGACGAACTCGGCGTTGAACAGGGAGACCGCGTAGCGACGATGGCGGCGAACCACTACCGCCACTTCGAGCTCTACTACGGACCGGCGTGCAGCGGCCGAAGTATGCACATGGTCAATCACCGCCTGCCGGAGGAACACCTCGAGTATCTCTTCACCGACGCCAAGGATCGCGTCGTCTTCCTCGATCCGGATTTCGTCCAGATCGTCGAACCCCTGGCCGATGACCTAGATTCGGTCGAGCAGTACGTAGTACTCGACGACGAACTCCCGGAGACGTCGCTCGATCCCATCTGCACGTACGAGGACCTCCTCGAGGGCCATCCGACCGACTACGACTGGCCGGAGATCGACGAGGAGACCGAGTGCGGAATCTGTTACACGTCGGGGACGACGGGAAAACCGAAGGGCGTGCAGTACACCCACCGGGCGGTCTATCTTCACAGTATGATGTGCAGCCACGTCGACACGAACCGCGTCAGCCAACGGGATACGATCCTCGTCGCGGTGCCGATGTTCCACGCGAACGCGTGGGGGTTCCCGTACGCAGCCGCATTCAGCGGGAGCAAGCTCGTCTTCCCCGGCGGCGACCTCTCACCGGAAAACGTCGCAACGCTCATCGAGTCGGAAGGAGTGACGGCGTCCGCCGGCGTCCCGACGATCTGGATCGACCTCGCGGAGTACTTAGACGATCATCCCGAGGCGGACATCTCGAGCATCGATCGAATTACCGTCGGGGGGAGTGCGCCGCCGGAATCGCTCATTCGGACGTACGACGAGGAGTACGACGCGCCGCTGTTGCAGGGGTATGGTATGACCGAGACATCGCCGCTGCAGACGATCAGTACGCTGACCTCGGAGACGGCGGCGCTCCCCTCCGAAGAGCGATACGAGTATCGGGCCAAGGCCGGGATTCCGGTTCCCGGTATCGAGATGCGTGTTCGGAACGAGGACGGTGAGGACGTGGCTCGCGACGGCGAAGCGTTCGGCGAGGTGCAGGTACGCGGCCCGTGGGTCGCCGACCGCTACCACGATCGGCCGGAAGCCAACGAGGAGTCGTTCACCGACGACGGCTGGCTCAAGACTGGCGACGTGGCGACCTGGGACGAACACGGCTACATCGACATCGTCGATCGGACGAGCGACATCATCAAAAGCGGCGGCGAATGGATTTCGTCGGTCGAACTCGAGAACGAACTGATGGCCCACGATGCGGTCAAGGAAGCGGCGGTCGTCGGTGTTCCGCACGAGCGCTGGCAGGAACGGCCGTTGAGCTACGTCGTCCTACACGACGACGCGGACGTCTCCTCGGAGGCGTTGCGCGACCACCTCGACGACCGATTTCCCAGTTGGTGGCTCCCGGATGAGGTCGAGATCGTCTCCGAAATCCCTCGCACAAGCACCGGGAAATTCGATAAGAAGACGCTTCGGGAACGGTTCACCGAGATGCGCGGCGCGCTGAGCGGCGACTGA
- a CDS encoding amidohydrolase family protein, translating to MLDLEETFVYDAVTHSYNMSPSNYRNEQHAEGITEMLFGNVSAVVADEYTLTTEGFVRDWGVEETATMLFEESYTDMATFHPVPMYAFHDGLVANDKAGAVVDRWPDRFRSYACVDPLRDEWEDELEAQVRDFDPLGIKLYPSHWSEDHHEGWSMGDPEVAFPVFEKAHDLGIELIDIHKAIPFGPVPRGPYHPGDVDEAAESFPDLTFSIVHGGYSFTEETAWQLARFPNVYVNLEGLPAILLGNERRFGELLAELISFLGEDGMDRLFWSSGAMSVHPRPQLEAFRDFEFSEAVRKNTSMMGELPQITDDHKRKILGENYANLIDLDIDEARTRIEDDEFSSARADGELADPYSTTNAEVA from the coding sequence ATGTTAGACCTTGAGGAGACGTTCGTGTACGACGCGGTAACGCACTCGTACAACATGTCCCCGTCGAACTACCGTAACGAACAACACGCCGAGGGGATCACGGAGATGCTCTTCGGGAACGTGTCGGCCGTCGTCGCCGACGAGTACACGCTCACCACGGAGGGCTTCGTGCGGGATTGGGGCGTCGAAGAGACGGCGACCATGCTGTTCGAGGAGAGTTACACGGACATGGCGACGTTCCATCCGGTACCGATGTACGCCTTCCACGACGGGCTGGTCGCCAACGACAAAGCGGGTGCGGTCGTGGACCGATGGCCCGACCGGTTCCGTTCGTACGCCTGCGTGGATCCGCTCCGAGACGAGTGGGAGGACGAACTCGAGGCGCAAGTTCGGGACTTCGATCCGCTCGGGATCAAACTCTATCCGTCCCACTGGAGCGAGGATCATCACGAAGGCTGGAGCATGGGTGATCCGGAGGTCGCGTTTCCCGTCTTCGAGAAGGCGCACGATCTCGGCATCGAACTCATCGACATTCACAAAGCAATTCCCTTCGGACCCGTCCCGCGGGGACCGTATCACCCCGGCGACGTCGACGAGGCGGCCGAGAGCTTCCCCGATCTCACGTTCAGTATCGTCCACGGCGGTTATTCGTTCACCGAGGAGACCGCCTGGCAGCTCGCTCGCTTCCCGAACGTCTACGTGAATCTGGAGGGACTGCCGGCAATTCTACTCGGTAACGAACGGCGGTTCGGCGAGTTGCTCGCCGAGTTGATCAGCTTCCTCGGAGAGGACGGAATGGACCGGCTGTTCTGGAGTTCGGGAGCGATGTCCGTCCACCCGCGGCCGCAACTCGAAGCGTTCCGCGATTTCGAGTTCTCCGAGGCGGTCCGCAAGAACACCAGTATGATGGGCGAACTCCCCCAGATCACCGACGATCACAAGCGGAAGATCCTCGGAGAGAACTACGCGAATCTCATCGATCTCGATATCGACGAGGCCCGTACGCGTATCGAGGACGACGAGTTCAGTAGTGCGCGAGCGGACGGGGAACTCGCGGACCCGTACTCGACGACGAACGCCGAGGTGGCGTGA
- a CDS encoding acyl-CoA dehydrogenase family protein: MTSLGRGRVEIGCAEWLLDEATTYANEREAFDERIGQYQAISHKIARGQANALAADAVGLKCAWLLDQGEPAIAESSILKWFASNAFWETADDVVQIHGANGLAEENPFMDRLHRVRIQRVVEGTDEIQLDTIAKQYGVET; the protein is encoded by the coding sequence GTGACGTCCCTCGGACGCGGTCGCGTCGAGATCGGCTGCGCGGAGTGGCTGCTCGACGAGGCCACGACCTACGCGAACGAGCGCGAAGCGTTCGACGAGCGGATCGGCCAATATCAGGCGATATCGCACAAGATCGCTCGCGGACAAGCGAACGCGCTGGCGGCCGACGCCGTCGGACTCAAATGCGCCTGGCTGCTCGATCAGGGCGAGCCGGCAATCGCCGAGTCGTCGATCCTCAAGTGGTTCGCCAGCAACGCCTTCTGGGAGACCGCCGACGACGTCGTCCAGATTCACGGTGCCAACGGCCTCGCCGAGGAGAACCCGTTCATGGACCGCCTCCACCGCGTCCGGATCCAACGAGTCGTCGAGGGGACCGACGAAATTCAGCTCGACACGATCGCCAAACAGTACGGCGTGGAGACGTAG
- a CDS encoding class I adenylate-forming enzyme family protein, whose protein sequence is MDGLTLGDIAVTNARKYPDDDCLVTLTGGDRDVITFREFDDRVNRIARMLSSRGVSDGDRVAVYMQNHPETIQTYYAAMKLGALPVPINHRFKDDEVSYVLRDSDAEFCVFDSDAKGTISAVASQSETRIEEYLYLGADVPDFADGFRAACEGVSDDRVEVVPNRLDDAALMYTSGTTGKPKGCVLTHDNVIQNSVNTVYSCNFGENEDRFLVVTPLFHIAAFALFNNTFYCGSTTYLMNDFDPVRVMDVIDAEDITGSFFVPMMSRALLNVDGFDDYDLSSFDHYMTGAAPSGEELKEEIIDSFDANLYEVFGQTEMSPVTCLLDPQNALEKPESIGKPIVNVAVKVVDDAGEEVEPGEIGRIAYRGPTTFKKYLGMPEKTEEVFDDEGYFVSSDLVRRDEDGFLYFVGRHDDMIISGGENIHPAEIEEVLHEHASISEAAVVGVPDEEWTERVKAAVVLHDGETMTAEEVTEYVGNRIADFKKPREVEFHDELPRNPTGKIVKEDLK, encoded by the coding sequence ATGGACGGCTTGACCCTCGGAGACATCGCTGTGACGAATGCGCGAAAATATCCGGACGACGATTGCCTCGTGACCCTCACCGGCGGCGACCGAGACGTGATCACGTTCCGCGAGTTCGACGACCGAGTGAACCGAATCGCGCGGATGCTCTCGAGTCGCGGCGTCTCGGACGGAGACCGGGTCGCGGTCTACATGCAGAACCATCCGGAGACCATACAGACGTACTACGCCGCGATGAAACTCGGTGCACTCCCGGTTCCGATCAACCATCGGTTCAAAGACGACGAAGTCAGTTACGTCCTCAGAGACAGCGATGCGGAGTTCTGTGTCTTCGATAGCGACGCGAAAGGGACGATCTCGGCGGTCGCGTCGCAGTCAGAGACGCGAATCGAGGAGTACCTGTACCTCGGTGCGGACGTGCCCGACTTCGCTGACGGGTTCCGCGCCGCCTGTGAAGGCGTCTCCGACGACCGGGTCGAAGTCGTTCCGAACCGTCTCGACGACGCTGCACTCATGTACACCAGTGGAACGACGGGAAAGCCGAAGGGCTGCGTTCTCACGCACGATAACGTCATTCAGAACTCGGTGAACACGGTGTACAGCTGTAACTTCGGTGAGAACGAGGACAGGTTCCTCGTCGTCACACCGCTCTTCCATATCGCGGCGTTCGCACTGTTCAACAACACCTTCTACTGTGGGTCGACGACGTATCTGATGAACGATTTCGATCCGGTTCGGGTGATGGACGTTATCGACGCCGAGGACATCACCGGCTCGTTCTTCGTTCCGATGATGAGCCGCGCACTGCTGAACGTCGACGGGTTCGACGACTACGATCTCAGTTCGTTCGACCATTACATGACCGGTGCGGCACCGTCCGGAGAGGAACTCAAGGAGGAAATTATCGATTCGTTCGACGCGAACCTCTACGAGGTGTTCGGTCAGACCGAGATGTCCCCGGTCACCTGTCTCCTCGATCCACAGAACGCGCTCGAAAAGCCCGAGAGCATCGGAAAGCCGATCGTCAACGTCGCGGTCAAAGTCGTCGACGATGCGGGCGAGGAGGTCGAACCCGGTGAAATCGGGCGGATCGCGTACCGCGGACCGACAACGTTCAAAAAGTACCTCGGAATGCCCGAAAAGACCGAGGAGGTGTTCGACGATGAGGGGTATTTCGTCTCGTCAGATCTCGTACGCCGGGACGAGGACGGGTTCCTGTATTTCGTTGGACGACACGATGATATGATTATTTCCGGTGGAGAGAACATCCACCCCGCGGAAATCGAAGAAGTGCTTCACGAACACGCGAGCATTTCCGAGGCAGCCGTCGTCGGCGTTCCGGACGAAGAGTGGACCGAACGGGTGAAAGCGGCCGTGGTCCTCCACGATGGAGAGACGATGACCGCCGAGGAGGTCACGGAGTACGTCGGAAACCGTATCGCCGACTTCAAGAAACCCCGCGAGGTCGAATTCCACGACGAACTGCCGCGCAATCCGACCGGAAAGATCGTCAAAGAAGACCTGAAGTAG
- a CDS encoding class I adenylate-forming enzyme family protein, whose product MELHDPDLIAEYEEAGAWGDETLLDQFAETVARHPDRTAVVDPPNAHELVDREPERLTYAELSDAVDAVAVSLRDQGIGKNDFVVMQLPNTWESAMLYLAVARAGAITSPMPIQWRRHELEHVVGVTDAVAYVGPQEFNGFDHVEMATAFAEDSETLERILSLSDIQEFATADPDTSALEDIEIGANEVFNLQWTSGTTADPKACPMTHNNWQSNPTPPLCDMNEGDVVLCAAPLVNMTALGVNYVPWLLTSGTLVLHHPIDLGLMVEQMQDEGVTFTILVPTMLNQLLKHPDVDEFDLSSVETITTGSAAPSEWAMQEFDERWGIEIINIWGQNEGTSAISGPKTTPLERRATDFPRFAADVDWGIDDPRIDTVDIRIVDPESGDELTEPGEVGEVAFQGPGLMAGYYNQPELTENAFDEDGYFHTGDLFRVEEDDYMSFFDRKKDVIIRGGFTISAKEVENIVIEHPKVADAAVVGEPHDDLGERVAVFAVPQPDTELELEDITEYMGDDVAVYKRPERLEVVDEIPRNPVGKIVKTALRDRLEAAEPAN is encoded by the coding sequence ATGGAACTGCACGACCCGGATCTGATCGCCGAATACGAGGAGGCAGGCGCTTGGGGCGATGAGACGCTACTCGATCAATTCGCGGAGACTGTCGCACGCCACCCTGATCGGACGGCCGTCGTAGATCCACCGAACGCACACGAACTGGTCGACCGAGAGCCCGAGCGACTGACGTATGCGGAACTATCCGACGCCGTTGACGCCGTCGCAGTATCGCTGCGCGACCAAGGTATCGGGAAGAACGATTTCGTCGTCATGCAGTTACCAAACACGTGGGAATCGGCTATGCTGTACCTGGCGGTCGCTAGGGCGGGAGCGATCACGTCGCCGATGCCGATTCAATGGCGCCGACACGAACTCGAGCACGTAGTCGGCGTAACGGACGCCGTCGCCTACGTGGGTCCGCAGGAATTCAACGGGTTCGATCACGTCGAGATGGCGACGGCGTTCGCAGAGGATTCCGAAACGCTCGAGCGGATCCTCTCGCTTTCGGATATTCAGGAGTTTGCGACCGCCGATCCGGATACATCGGCATTAGAAGATATCGAGATCGGTGCCAACGAGGTGTTCAATCTTCAGTGGACGTCCGGGACGACTGCGGATCCGAAGGCGTGTCCGATGACGCACAACAATTGGCAGTCGAATCCGACACCACCGCTTTGCGATATGAACGAGGGTGATGTCGTTCTCTGTGCGGCGCCGTTAGTCAACATGACAGCGCTCGGTGTGAACTATGTCCCGTGGCTGCTCACGAGCGGTACGCTCGTACTCCACCACCCGATCGATCTGGGGCTCATGGTAGAGCAGATGCAAGACGAGGGCGTCACGTTTACTATTCTAGTACCGACGATGCTGAACCAATTGCTCAAACACCCTGATGTCGACGAGTTCGATCTGAGCAGCGTCGAAACGATCACAACCGGATCAGCTGCGCCGTCGGAATGGGCGATGCAGGAGTTCGACGAGCGATGGGGGATCGAAATTATCAATATCTGGGGTCAAAATGAGGGTACCTCCGCCATCAGCGGCCCGAAGACGACACCGTTGGAGCGGCGTGCGACGGATTTCCCGCGATTCGCAGCGGATGTCGACTGGGGAATCGACGACCCGCGGATCGATACCGTCGACATACGAATCGTCGATCCGGAAAGCGGCGACGAGTTGACGGAACCCGGCGAGGTTGGTGAGGTCGCGTTTCAGGGGCCGGGGCTCATGGCGGGCTATTACAACCAACCCGAACTCACCGAAAACGCGTTTGACGAAGACGGGTACTTCCACACCGGTGACCTGTTCCGGGTCGAAGAAGACGACTACATGAGTTTCTTCGACCGAAAAAAAGACGTCATCATCCGGGGTGGGTTCACGATCAGCGCGAAAGAAGTGGAGAACATCGTCATCGAACACCCGAAAGTGGCGGACGCGGCCGTTGTCGGCGAACCCCACGACGACCTCGGAGAGCGCGTCGCGGTCTTCGCCGTACCGCAACCCGACACGGAACTCGAACTTGAAGACATCACGGAGTACATGGGTGACGATGTCGCCGTTTATAAGCGACCGGAGCGACTGGAAGTCGTCGACGAAATCCCGAGGAACCCGGTCGGGAAGATCGTCAAAACTGCCCTCCGAGACCGACTGGAGGCAGCCGAACCCGCTAACTGA
- a CDS encoding metal-sulfur cluster assembly factor, which produces MSALENRIRERLDEVVDPCSAANGTDLSIIEMGLLDEIDVDEGHVTVSMRLTTPFCMQLPYFVEEIDERVGTIDEVVSVTLETDEGVNWHTGMMSEEAQKQRRERKAAREAEYFDEPSEDVRADD; this is translated from the coding sequence ATGTCCGCCCTAGAGAACCGAATTCGCGAGCGGCTGGACGAGGTCGTCGATCCGTGTAGCGCGGCCAACGGGACGGATCTCAGTATTATCGAAATGGGCCTCCTCGACGAGATCGACGTCGACGAGGGCCACGTCACCGTCTCGATGCGACTTACCACGCCCTTCTGCATGCAACTCCCCTACTTCGTCGAAGAGATCGACGAGCGGGTCGGCACCATCGACGAAGTGGTATCCGTCACCCTCGAGACGGACGAGGGCGTCAACTGGCACACGGGGATGATGTCCGAGGAGGCACAGAAACAGCGACGGGAACGCAAAGCCGCCCGCGAAGCGGAGTACTTCGACGAGCCGTCCGAGGACGTCCGCGCCGACGATTGA
- a CDS encoding SDR family NAD(P)-dependent oxidoreductase: protein MRGLHGKTAVVTGGASGIGRATAHRLAEEGVDVVVTDIDDERGEETVERIDANEAADGTAEFRSLDVSDYDRFEECLDAVAEDYDGLDVLFNNAGIGEARSFRETTREHRDELIDVNLKGVWNGCHAALPLFEADDGGVIINTSSMAGWKPAPITSYALTKAAVLHFTRSVAGEFAQYDVRINAVCPGLIDTAMTDEWYSEEEQEAMRRQTALDRWADPDEVASCVAFLASEDASYVTGRALKVDAGYV, encoded by the coding sequence ATGCGAGGATTGCACGGAAAGACTGCAGTCGTTACCGGCGGTGCGTCCGGGATCGGCCGCGCGACGGCGCACCGACTGGCCGAGGAGGGCGTCGACGTGGTCGTCACTGATATCGACGACGAACGAGGCGAAGAGACCGTCGAGCGGATCGACGCGAACGAGGCGGCCGACGGGACGGCCGAGTTCCGATCGCTCGACGTCAGCGACTACGATCGGTTCGAGGAGTGTCTGGACGCCGTCGCCGAGGACTACGACGGATTGGACGTCCTGTTCAACAACGCCGGTATCGGCGAGGCGCGGTCCTTCCGCGAAACGACGCGCGAACACAGGGACGAACTGATCGACGTGAATCTCAAGGGTGTCTGGAACGGCTGTCACGCCGCGCTCCCGCTGTTCGAGGCGGACGACGGCGGCGTGATCATCAACACGTCCTCGATGGCGGGATGGAAGCCGGCCCCGATCACGTCCTACGCGCTCACGAAGGCGGCAGTGCTGCACTTCACGCGGTCCGTCGCGGGCGAATTCGCACAGTACGACGTTCGCATCAACGCCGTCTGTCCCGGTCTGATCGACACGGCGATGACCGACGAGTGGTACTCCGAGGAGGAACAGGAGGCGATGCGCCGGCAGACGGCGCTCGACCGCTGGGCCGATCCCGACGAAGTCGCGTCCTGCGTCGCCTTCCTCGCCAGCGAGGACGCGTCGTACGTGACCGGTCGGGCGCTGAAAGTCGACGCCGGCTACGTGTGA
- a CDS encoding MBL fold metallo-hydrolase codes for MSEPNRTARNDLNATVHRLEFSVDWAPGHAAAYVISGNEPILIDAGTPGERGSEELRAELGDHGYDPSDIEHVVLTHGHTDHVGQTPTLLEAGSPTVYAPRQLRDRYEREMETVAERTRANLLEAGLEPEYLESASERLLSAHRTVRESLPEDAVDVWIDDDPFTVGTHEMEPIYSPGHHISHVCFGTTLDGDRVVFSGDMAMEPFRAPSLLVNFDDGVEDSIRLFRATLERLKTYRFERVFPGHGPVHDRYDECLDRSIADLESKLERCLERLESDRATAFQIATDRAGTERGISRIFAETVGLVEYLEDRGDVRSVLEDGVRFYEST; via the coding sequence ATGAGTGAACCGAATCGGACCGCTAGGAACGATCTCAACGCGACGGTCCACCGGCTGGAATTCTCCGTCGATTGGGCGCCGGGTCACGCGGCGGCGTACGTGATTTCGGGTAACGAGCCGATCCTCATCGACGCGGGTACGCCCGGTGAGCGCGGCTCCGAGGAACTACGCGCTGAACTCGGCGACCACGGATACGATCCATCGGACATCGAACACGTGGTGCTTACGCACGGGCACACGGATCACGTCGGCCAGACGCCGACGCTGCTCGAGGCCGGGTCGCCGACCGTTTACGCGCCGAGACAACTCCGAGATCGATACGAGCGAGAGATGGAGACGGTCGCCGAGAGGACGCGAGCGAATCTACTCGAGGCCGGACTCGAACCCGAATATCTCGAGTCCGCAAGCGAACGCTTGCTTTCCGCTCACCGCACGGTGCGCGAATCGCTTCCCGAAGACGCGGTCGACGTCTGGATCGATGACGACCCGTTCACCGTCGGGACGCACGAAATGGAACCGATATATTCACCGGGACACCACATCAGTCACGTCTGCTTCGGAACGACGCTCGACGGTGACCGAGTCGTTTTCTCCGGCGACATGGCGATGGAACCGTTCCGCGCGCCGTCGCTACTCGTCAACTTCGACGACGGTGTCGAGGACAGCATCCGACTGTTTCGCGCGACGTTAGAGCGCCTCAAGACGTATCGGTTCGAACGGGTGTTCCCGGGTCATGGTCCGGTACACGACCGATACGATGAGTGTCTCGACCGATCAATCGCCGATCTGGAGTCCAAACTCGAGCGGTGCCTCGAGCGGCTCGAATCGGACCGAGCGACGGCCTTTCAGATCGCGACGGACAGAGCGGGCACGGAGCGTGGGATCAGTCGAATCTTCGCAGAGACCGTCGGACTCGTCGAATATCTCGAGGATCGAGGGGACGTCCGGAGCGTTCTCGAGGATGGCGTTCGATTCTACGAGAGTACGTGA